One window of Pirellulales bacterium genomic DNA carries:
- a CDS encoding glucosamine-6-phosphate isomerase → MPARPLSKISPDWWDYTTLDREILDDAARLTPEDMLALARPGFDVRFYDTLEDFYLAEALEYITSWRAATPESPAGICGPIGPTEQLPLVARLVNELELNLRHAHFWGMDEWVVDGRAASLEFPLSFARADLELCFNRIRPDLRMPSANIHFPNENLAAYVASYSQARCLVMQGGQGEVKHWAFNDPPRRVAPYHDQPPAPEEYRRLSTRVVELHPMTIIQNARTSGGGVVTNVPTHAITVGPAETWRAEKVSIWHAGCHDNPFGQRLTTLMISKRLPDAAVPMSLLADHPQVQFNFYRPGIGTCDAEMH, encoded by the coding sequence ATGCCGGCACGCCCGTTGAGCAAGATCAGTCCTGACTGGTGGGACTATACGACGCTCGATCGCGAGATCCTGGATGACGCCGCGCGCCTCACACCCGAAGACATGCTGGCGCTCGCGCGGCCCGGCTTTGACGTGCGCTTTTATGACACGCTGGAAGATTTTTACCTGGCCGAGGCGCTGGAATACATCACCAGTTGGCGGGCGGCCACGCCGGAATCGCCGGCGGGCATTTGCGGACCGATCGGTCCCACGGAGCAGTTGCCGCTGGTCGCCCGGCTGGTGAACGAGCTCGAGCTGAACTTGCGCCACGCCCATTTCTGGGGCATGGACGAATGGGTCGTCGACGGCCGCGCGGCGTCGCTCGAATTTCCGCTCTCGTTCGCCCGGGCTGATCTCGAGTTGTGCTTCAATCGCATTCGGCCTGACTTGCGGATGCCGTCGGCCAATATTCATTTTCCCAACGAGAACCTGGCGGCCTACGTGGCCAGTTATTCGCAAGCGCGCTGCCTGGTGATGCAGGGAGGGCAGGGGGAAGTCAAGCATTGGGCGTTCAATGACCCGCCGCGCCGCGTGGCTCCCTATCACGATCAGCCCCCCGCGCCCGAAGAATACCGACGCCTTTCGACGCGCGTGGTCGAACTGCATCCGATGACGATTATTCAAAACGCCCGCACCTCGGGCGGCGGTGTGGTAACCAACGTGCCGACGCACGCGATCACGGTCGGTCCGGCCGAGACGTGGCGTGCCGAAAAGGTTTCGATCTGGCACGCCGGCTGCCATGACAATCCGTTCGGACAGCGGCTGACGACCTTGATGATTTCGAAGCGATTGCCCGACGCCGCGGTGCCCATGTCGCTGTTGGCCGACCATCCGCAGGTGCAGTTCAATTTCTACCGCCCTGGCATCGGCACCTGCGATGCCGAAATGCATTGA
- a CDS encoding SDR family oxidoreductase: MNVSGKVAIVTGAGGSGSGRAYARRLAREGASVVVCDVDEAGGRETVRLIESDGGRALFCRADIGRRDEVRELVDFTVREFGGVDILINNASPAYHPNEPLDWWFEPVEIDLLGAMAAMKFAIPAMRKRGGGAIVNIGSTSAVGHGRKHAKSPAYDVAKAGLARLTTTLAWLRETDNIRVNCLVPDWIAVPEVLEYWNALTPDERRAQDVPEVLTTLDEVADAMLELVTNETLAGRIMIWWSGQPRQLIAADDRGYAAVEDF, encoded by the coding sequence ATGAACGTGTCGGGCAAAGTCGCGATTGTCACCGGGGCAGGGGGGAGCGGTTCCGGGCGCGCGTACGCTCGCCGGCTGGCCCGCGAAGGTGCGTCGGTTGTCGTGTGCGACGTCGATGAGGCGGGCGGGCGCGAGACGGTTCGCCTGATCGAATCCGACGGAGGTCGCGCGTTGTTTTGCCGCGCCGATATTGGTCGCCGTGACGAGGTGCGCGAGCTCGTCGACTTTACGGTTCGAGAATTCGGCGGCGTGGATATCTTGATCAACAATGCGTCGCCGGCATACCATCCGAATGAACCGCTGGACTGGTGGTTCGAGCCGGTCGAGATCGACCTGTTGGGCGCCATGGCCGCGATGAAATTCGCTATTCCCGCCATGCGCAAGCGCGGCGGCGGAGCGATCGTCAACATCGGCTCGACGTCGGCCGTGGGTCACGGCCGAAAGCATGCCAAATCGCCCGCCTATGACGTGGCCAAGGCAGGGCTTGCGCGTTTGACGACCACGCTGGCCTGGCTGCGGGAAACGGACAACATCCGTGTCAATTGCCTGGTGCCCGATTGGATCGCCGTGCCCGAGGTGCTGGAGTATTGGAACGCGCTCACGCCTGACGAGCGCCGCGCGCAGGACGTGCCCGAGGTTTTAACGACGCTCGACGAAGTGGCCGACGCCATGCTGGAACTGGTGACGAACGAAACGCTGGCCGGGCGAATCATGATCTGGTGGAGCGGCCAACCGCGGCAACTGATCGCGGCCGATGATCGAGGCTATGCTGCGGTCGAGGATTTCTAG
- a CDS encoding PIG-L deacetylase family protein produces the protein MPPRVFAIAAHPDDIEFVMAGTLLQLREAGYELHYMNVANGCCGSSVTDAATTARIRRDEARAACRLLGATFHESLTNDLEIFYDRPTLARLAAIVREVAPEIVLTHSPSDYMEDHTNTCRLAVTAAFARGMPNFAVAPPTAAIEQPVTVYHAQPHGNCDALGQPVRPGIFVDIGAQLETKAALLAAHASQKQWLDESQGLDSYIVSMRDLCREVGRMSGRFEYAEGWRRHSHLGFCAADADPLVKALKPERVALARR, from the coding sequence ATGCCTCCACGTGTTTTTGCGATCGCCGCGCATCCGGATGACATCGAGTTCGTGATGGCCGGCACCCTTTTGCAGTTGCGCGAAGCCGGCTACGAGCTGCACTACATGAACGTCGCCAACGGTTGTTGCGGGTCGAGCGTGACCGACGCCGCGACGACGGCCCGCATCCGCCGCGACGAGGCGCGCGCGGCCTGCCGGCTGCTCGGCGCGACGTTTCACGAAAGCCTGACGAACGATTTGGAGATCTTCTACGATCGGCCGACGCTCGCCCGCCTGGCGGCGATCGTACGCGAAGTGGCGCCCGAGATCGTGCTGACGCATTCACCGAGCGACTACATGGAGGACCACACCAACACGTGCCGGCTGGCCGTGACGGCGGCCTTTGCCCGCGGCATGCCGAATTTCGCAGTTGCTCCACCGACCGCGGCTATCGAACAGCCGGTGACGGTTTATCACGCACAGCCGCACGGCAATTGCGATGCGCTCGGGCAGCCGGTGCGGCCCGGCATCTTTGTCGATATCGGTGCGCAGCTCGAAACCAAGGCCGCGCTCTTGGCCGCACATGCGAGCCAGAAGCAATGGCTCGACGAAAGCCAAGGGCTGGATTCGTACATCGTCTCGATGCGCGATCTGTGCCGTGAAGTCGGCCGCATGTCAGGCCGCTTCGAATACGCCGAAGGTTGGCGGCGGCATAGCCATCTAGGTTTCTGCGCAGCCGATGCCGATCCGCTGGTGAAGGCGCTTAAGCCGGAGCGGGTGGCCCTCGCGCGACGGTAG
- a CDS encoding DUF1553 domain-containing protein — MRLARALTLALLVIALATAVLRAEEAAVNAANPTPSAADAERFFETEVRPMLVARCLECHGPDKQEAGLRLDSREALLKGSDAAVVVVPGEPDKSPLIHAVRYEGNVQMPPAGKLADHELAMLTTWVKLGVPWGAAAPAATAETMQERTVRAKATHWAYQPIAHPEVPSANDPAWNNNPIDRFVFAELARQGLAPSPTADRRTLLRRLSFDLTGLPPTVAEVEEFVNDTAPDAVAKVVDRLLASPAYGQRWGRHWLDLARYSDTKGYVFTEDRRYPYAYTYRDYVIRALNEDRPYDQFLMQQLAADQLNVADRRDLAAMGFLTVGRRFSNNTHDIIDDRIDVVTRGLMGLTVTCARCHDHKYDPVPTDDYYSLYGVMASSIEPGEPPLIGDPQDGEAYQKFVTELANREKALNDFRDTKYRGLLDDLRARVKDYLCQVVMDTMKDSLPDDADLSFNPDELRPAVVRRWKQYLERTARDPEPIFGLWHEFAAVPRDMFDERARAIVERLRGGDDAARPVNRLVREEFVKRPPPDSMLDVARTYGDVLAEVEKQWRAAQTPAVAASGDASKPPERLPDDAAEQLRQTLYAHGAPAAVPADEARRVFDRATQNELNKLRKSVDELKINSPAAPPRAMVLNEQPTPHNPHVFLRGDPAHPDREVPRRFVQFLAAEPGKPFAQGGGRLEMAQAITSADNPLTARVMVNRVWMHHFGSALVRTPGDFGLRSEPPTHPQLLDYLARWFIDEGWSLKRLHRLIVLSNTYAQSSDDRPECRAVDPENRWLWRANRRRLDFEAMRDSLLAAAGRLDTALDGRSIDIWAQPYSTRRSVYAFVDRQDLPGIFRMFDFASPDVSTPQRPTTTVPQQALFGMNAPFVLEQARHLAARPEVAAATDPAAKVQALYQAALGRWAEADEVQLGVQFLAHVQPAATAGAPVDQAARLSPWEQYAQALLLSNEFMFVD; from the coding sequence ATGCGGCTTGCCCGCGCGCTTACTCTTGCTCTTCTCGTGATCGCGCTAGCGACCGCGGTGTTGCGCGCCGAAGAAGCCGCCGTGAACGCGGCGAATCCGACGCCCAGTGCGGCCGATGCCGAGCGGTTCTTCGAGACCGAAGTCCGCCCGATGCTCGTGGCCCGCTGCCTGGAATGCCACGGCCCCGACAAGCAAGAAGCCGGCCTGCGGCTCGACTCGCGCGAGGCGCTGCTTAAGGGGAGCGATGCCGCGGTGGTGGTTGTGCCGGGCGAGCCGGACAAGAGCCCCTTGATTCACGCGGTGCGCTACGAAGGCAACGTGCAGATGCCGCCGGCCGGCAAACTGGCTGACCATGAACTGGCCATGCTCACCACCTGGGTGAAGCTGGGCGTTCCCTGGGGCGCCGCAGCGCCGGCGGCCACGGCCGAGACGATGCAAGAGCGCACCGTCCGCGCGAAGGCAACGCATTGGGCTTACCAACCGATTGCGCATCCCGAAGTTCCTTCGGCGAACGATCCGGCATGGAACAATAACCCGATCGATCGCTTTGTTTTTGCCGAGCTTGCACGGCAGGGGCTAGCCCCCTCTCCCACGGCCGATCGCCGTACACTGCTGCGCCGCCTGTCGTTCGATCTGACCGGTCTGCCGCCGACGGTCGCCGAGGTCGAAGAGTTCGTCAACGACACCGCGCCGGACGCCGTGGCCAAGGTCGTCGATCGGTTGCTCGCTTCGCCGGCGTACGGCCAGCGCTGGGGCCGGCATTGGCTCGATCTGGCCCGCTATTCCGACACCAAGGGCTATGTCTTCACCGAAGATCGCCGCTATCCGTACGCGTACACGTATCGCGACTACGTGATCCGCGCGCTGAACGAGGATCGCCCGTACGATCAGTTCCTCATGCAGCAACTGGCGGCCGACCAATTGAACGTCGCCGATCGTCGCGACCTGGCCGCGATGGGCTTTTTGACCGTCGGCCGACGATTCAGCAACAATACGCACGACATCATCGACGACCGGATCGACGTCGTGACGCGCGGCCTGATGGGCTTGACCGTCACTTGTGCGCGCTGCCACGACCACAAGTACGATCCGGTGCCGACCGACGACTATTACTCGCTGTACGGCGTGATGGCCAGCAGCATCGAGCCCGGCGAGCCCCCATTGATCGGCGACCCGCAAGATGGCGAGGCGTATCAAAAGTTCGTCACCGAGCTGGCCAATCGTGAAAAGGCTCTGAATGATTTTCGCGACACGAAATATCGCGGGCTGCTCGACGACCTGCGCGCCCGCGTCAAGGACTACCTGTGCCAGGTCGTGATGGACACGATGAAGGATTCGCTGCCCGACGACGCGGACCTTTCTTTCAATCCCGACGAGTTGCGCCCGGCCGTGGTGCGGCGCTGGAAACAGTATCTGGAGCGCACGGCGCGCGACCCGGAGCCGATCTTCGGCCTGTGGCACGAATTCGCGGCTGTTCCGCGCGACATGTTCGACGAGCGGGCTCGCGCAATCGTCGAACGCTTGCGAGGCGGCGACGATGCGGCGCGGCCGGTGAACCGCCTGGTGCGCGAAGAGTTCGTCAAACGACCGCCGCCCGATTCGATGCTCGACGTCGCCCGGACGTATGGCGACGTGCTGGCCGAAGTGGAAAAGCAGTGGCGCGCGGCGCAAACGCCGGCTGTGGCGGCATCGGGCGACGCGTCCAAGCCGCCCGAGCGTTTGCCGGATGACGCGGCCGAGCAGTTGCGACAGACGCTCTACGCGCACGGCGCGCCTGCCGCGGTTCCGGCCGACGAAGCACGCCGCGTGTTCGATCGAGCGACGCAAAACGAATTGAACAAGCTGCGCAAGAGCGTCGACGAGCTGAAGATCAACTCGCCGGCCGCCCCGCCCCGGGCGATGGTGCTCAACGAGCAGCCGACACCGCACAATCCGCATGTCTTTTTGCGCGGCGACCCGGCCCACCCCGACCGTGAAGTACCGCGCCGCTTCGTGCAGTTCCTGGCGGCCGAGCCGGGGAAGCCGTTTGCCCAGGGGGGCGGTCGGTTGGAAATGGCCCAGGCCATCACGAGCGCCGACAACCCGCTGACGGCGCGGGTGATGGTCAATCGTGTATGGATGCACCATTTCGGTAGCGCGCTGGTCCGTACGCCCGGCGATTTCGGGTTACGAAGCGAGCCGCCGACGCATCCGCAACTGCTCGACTATTTGGCCCGCTGGTTTATCGACGAAGGGTGGTCCCTGAAGCGACTGCACCGCTTGATCGTGCTGTCGAACACGTACGCGCAGTCGAGCGACGATCGGCCGGAATGTCGTGCGGTTGATCCAGAGAATCGCTGGCTGTGGCGCGCCAACCGGCGCCGGCTGGACTTCGAGGCCATGCGCGATTCGCTTCTCGCCGCGGCCGGCCGGCTGGATACCGCGCTCGACGGACGATCGATCGACATTTGGGCGCAGCCCTACAGCACACGTCGCTCGGTGTATGCCTTTGTCGATCGCCAGGACCTGCCAGGCATCTTCCGGATGTTTGATTTCGCCAGCCCCGACGTGAGCACGCCGCAGCGTCCCACGACTACGGTGCCGCAACAGGCGCTGTTCGGCATGAACGCGCCGTTTGTGTTGGAACAAGCGCGACACCTGGCGGCTCGCCCCGAGGTGGCGGCGGCAACCGACCCGGCCGCGAAGGTGCAGGCGCTTTATCAAGCGGCACTGGGGCGATGGGCCGAAGCGGACGAGGTGCAATTGGGCGTCCAGTTTTTGGCGCACGTACAACCGGCCGCGACGGCGGGCGCCCCGGTCGATCAGGCGGCGCGACTCTCGCCCTGGGAACAGTACGCCCAGGCGCTGCTTTTGTCGAACGAGTTCATGTTTGTGGATTGA
- a CDS encoding DUF1501 domain-containing protein yields MLRRSGLGLGMLGLAGLLDPASTSAATAEPNTGLASPMAVRAPHFAAKAKHVIHIFANGGPSHVDTFDPKPSLARHAGQMLPMENLRTERKTGAAFPSPFKFAKYGQSGIEVSELFSHVAEHVDDMAIIRSMHADVPNHEPSLMLMNCGESRLTRPSFGSWTTYGLGTENQNLPGFIAMCPGGYPIKDAENWQSAFLPGAFQGTYINTQHTELEKLVENVRNTAISREDQRRQLDLVQELNRRHLARRAGDEALESRIHSLELAYRMQVEAADAFDVTREPQHILEAYGEGVQARQLLIARRLVERGVRFVQCWHGAGQPWDNHDDIEVNHRKLAGQCDQAIGALLRDLKQRGLLGETLVVWGGEFGRTPTVELPQAGANAGKINGRDHNHYGFTMWLAGGGVKGGQVYGATDEFGFQAVENKVHVHDLHATLLHLLGFDHKRLTYRYAGRDFRLTDVHGQVVNALIA; encoded by the coding sequence ATGCTTCGCCGCTCGGGGCTGGGGCTGGGCATGCTGGGCCTGGCTGGATTGTTGGACCCGGCGTCCACGAGTGCGGCCACCGCGGAGCCGAACACCGGCCTGGCCAGTCCGATGGCCGTTCGTGCGCCGCACTTCGCCGCCAAGGCGAAGCACGTCATCCACATTTTCGCCAACGGCGGCCCTTCGCACGTCGATACGTTCGATCCCAAGCCGTCGCTGGCCAGGCATGCCGGCCAGATGTTGCCGATGGAGAACCTGCGGACCGAGCGCAAGACCGGCGCCGCGTTCCCCTCGCCGTTCAAATTCGCGAAGTATGGTCAAAGCGGGATCGAAGTCAGCGAGCTGTTTTCGCACGTGGCCGAACACGTCGACGATATGGCGATCATTCGCTCGATGCACGCCGACGTGCCGAATCACGAGCCATCGCTGATGCTGATGAACTGCGGCGAATCGCGGCTCACGCGCCCCAGCTTCGGATCGTGGACCACGTATGGCCTGGGCACCGAAAACCAGAATCTGCCCGGCTTCATTGCCATGTGCCCCGGCGGATATCCGATCAAGGACGCCGAGAACTGGCAATCGGCCTTCTTGCCTGGTGCCTTCCAGGGGACGTACATCAACACCCAGCACACCGAGCTGGAGAAGCTGGTCGAGAACGTACGTAACACGGCGATCTCGCGCGAAGACCAGCGCCGCCAGCTCGACCTGGTTCAGGAGTTGAACCGCCGCCACCTGGCCCGCCGCGCCGGCGACGAAGCGCTCGAATCGCGGATTCATTCGCTCGAGCTGGCCTACCGCATGCAGGTCGAAGCGGCTGACGCCTTCGACGTGACGCGCGAGCCGCAGCACATTCTCGAAGCGTACGGCGAAGGCGTGCAGGCCCGACAACTGCTGATTGCCCGCCGGCTGGTCGAGCGCGGCGTGCGCTTCGTGCAATGCTGGCACGGAGCCGGCCAGCCCTGGGATAACCACGACGATATCGAGGTCAACCACCGCAAGCTCGCCGGCCAGTGCGACCAGGCGATCGGAGCGCTATTGCGCGATCTGAAGCAGCGCGGGCTGCTCGGCGAGACGCTGGTCGTGTGGGGTGGCGAATTCGGCCGCACGCCCACCGTCGAATTGCCGCAGGCTGGCGCCAATGCAGGCAAGATCAATGGTCGCGACCATAACCATTACGGCTTCACGATGTGGCTCGCCGGCGGTGGCGTGAAAGGCGGGCAGGTGTACGGCGCCACGGACGAATTCGGCTTTCAAGCCGTCGAAAACAAGGTACACGTGCACGACCTGCACGCGACGCTCTTGCACCTGTTGGGATTCGACCACAAGCGGCTGACCTACCGCTACGCCGGCCGCGACTTCCGTCTCACGGACGTACACGGCCAGGTCGTCAACGCCCTGATCGCGTAA
- a CDS encoding PEP-CTERM sorting domain-containing protein has translation MKRTVEFKAVLVALVAVCVLAGRAAASTISDIPGGAAASAPFTLNNVEVVGILDYSTSFNNATIILRDGTGSIIDFRVPFAVYNPTLGDVINLTANNTPFQDGPELAGSSMTGVSLVSQGNPLNIPVVTIPQVNAASGTTGSLTSTGEAVVTLHNVHFAAGTPATLAQNTSYTLTDGTNTAILFANKSYGNVGATPSTTNGLAQLNALGGGNAPALDITGYVSNFFGTSEFYPLSATPSVPEPATFALAGFGLAALLVAGRKRLIDRNRQ, from the coding sequence ATGAAACGAACTGTGGAATTCAAAGCCGTGTTGGTCGCCCTGGTCGCTGTCTGCGTTTTGGCAGGGCGGGCCGCTGCTTCGACCATTTCGGATATCCCCGGCGGTGCCGCTGCCAGCGCCCCCTTTACCCTGAATAACGTGGAAGTCGTCGGCATCCTCGACTACAGCACCTCGTTCAACAACGCCACCATCATCCTGCGGGACGGAACCGGTTCGATCATCGATTTCCGCGTCCCCTTCGCTGTCTACAACCCCACGCTGGGCGACGTCATCAACCTGACGGCGAACAACACTCCCTTTCAGGACGGTCCTGAGCTGGCCGGCAGCTCGATGACCGGGGTCAGCCTTGTCTCGCAGGGCAATCCTCTCAATATCCCCGTCGTGACGATTCCGCAGGTCAACGCCGCATCGGGCACCACGGGCAGCTTGACGTCGACAGGCGAGGCGGTGGTGACGCTGCATAACGTTCACTTCGCGGCCGGAACGCCCGCGACGCTCGCGCAAAACACCAGCTACACGCTGACCGATGGTACGAATACGGCGATCTTGTTTGCCAACAAGAGCTACGGCAACGTGGGCGCCACGCCGTCGACCACCAACGGCCTGGCCCAGCTCAACGCTTTGGGGGGTGGCAACGCGCCGGCCCTGGATATCACCGGCTACGTCAGCAACTTCTTCGGCACATCGGAGTTCTATCCGCTTTCCGCCACCCCCTCGGTGCCCGAGCCGGCGACGTTTGCACTGGCGGGCTTCGGACTGGCGGCGCTGCTGGTCGCGGGCCGCAAGCGCTTGATCGATCGCAATCGCCAGTAA
- a CDS encoding cytochrome b N-terminal domain-containing protein, with amino-acid sequence MKALVKWLDHRTGIADLLHAALYEHVPGGARWRYVWGSTLVFAFTVQAITGVFLWMSYAPSSQTAWESVYYIQHEMQGGWLLRGIHHFMAQAMVVLLALHLMQVVIDGAYRAPREVNFWLGLMLMQIVLGLSLTGYLLPWDQKGYWATIVATNIASIVPGVGEQLQRLIVGGPEYGHHTLTRFFALHAGVLPGALVGFLVLHVALFRRHGLHAKQPLKGEHGSFWPDQVLKDAVACLAVLAVVLFLTILPGLGSEQGIANLLVSDKAGDVLGAELGAPADGATPYSAARPEWYFLFLFQFLKLFESNPETGELIGGIIIPGAVMGLLFLMPFLGRWKLGHRFNVGLLLCLLIGVTILTGQAMWADRQSRWIAEPSPDNEKAHERWTLSRDYLEAVEHAEAASRRAVELARGLEIPPTGALSLLRSDAKTRGPELFEQHCAACHTHVDPARESQQIEKSTAPDLFGFASRAWIAGLLDPDKIASDRYFGHTAHKEGDMVGFVQGDEFKALSDTQRHDVVVALSAESKLPAQATVDAKDAATITAGAALIKETAGCTNCHHFHDAGDLGAAPDLTGFGSREWLIGMISNPGHERFYGDKNDRMPEFAAGDDPTQHRLTAEELSLLADWLRGEWFVPAAGAADASESATASAE; translated from the coding sequence ATGAAAGCTCTTGTAAAATGGCTCGATCATCGCACGGGCATCGCCGATCTTCTGCACGCGGCCCTGTACGAGCACGTGCCCGGCGGCGCGCGCTGGCGCTACGTGTGGGGAAGCACGCTGGTCTTTGCCTTCACCGTGCAAGCGATCACGGGCGTGTTTCTGTGGATGTCGTACGCGCCCAGCAGCCAGACGGCTTGGGAAAGCGTTTATTACATCCAGCACGAAATGCAAGGCGGCTGGCTGCTGCGCGGCATCCATCACTTCATGGCCCAGGCCATGGTGGTCTTGTTGGCGCTGCACCTGATGCAGGTCGTCATCGACGGGGCCTATCGCGCGCCGCGCGAAGTGAACTTCTGGCTCGGCCTGATGCTGATGCAGATCGTGCTCGGCTTGTCGCTGACCGGCTACTTGCTGCCGTGGGATCAGAAGGGCTACTGGGCCACGATCGTGGCCACGAATATCGCCAGCATCGTGCCCGGCGTGGGTGAGCAACTGCAGCGGCTCATCGTCGGCGGTCCGGAATATGGTCATCACACGCTGACGCGCTTCTTCGCTTTGCACGCCGGCGTACTGCCGGGGGCGCTCGTTGGATTTCTGGTCCTGCACGTCGCGCTCTTCCGCCGCCACGGCTTGCACGCCAAGCAACCGCTGAAGGGGGAGCACGGCAGCTTCTGGCCTGACCAGGTGTTGAAAGACGCCGTGGCTTGCCTGGCGGTGCTGGCGGTCGTGTTGTTCCTCACGATCTTGCCGGGCTTGGGCAGTGAACAGGGCATCGCCAACTTGCTCGTTTCGGATAAGGCCGGCGACGTGTTGGGCGCCGAGCTGGGAGCGCCTGCCGATGGTGCCACGCCCTATTCCGCTGCGCGCCCGGAATGGTATTTCTTGTTCCTGTTTCAGTTTTTGAAGCTGTTCGAATCGAATCCCGAAACCGGCGAGCTGATCGGCGGCATCATTATCCCCGGCGCCGTCATGGGGCTGTTGTTCTTGATGCCCTTTCTCGGTCGCTGGAAGCTGGGGCATCGCTTCAATGTTGGGCTGCTTCTTTGCTTGCTGATCGGCGTCACGATCTTGACCGGCCAGGCCATGTGGGCGGACCGGCAGTCGCGGTGGATCGCCGAGCCAAGTCCGGACAACGAGAAGGCGCACGAGCGCTGGACTTTGTCACGCGATTATCTCGAGGCGGTCGAGCACGCCGAAGCCGCCTCGCGCCGCGCCGTGGAACTGGCGCGCGGGCTCGAGATTCCGCCGACCGGCGCGCTCTCCTTGTTGCGCAGCGACGCGAAGACGCGCGGGCCGGAGCTATTCGAACAGCATTGTGCCGCCTGTCACACGCATGTTGATCCGGCGCGTGAGAGCCAGCAAATCGAGAAATCTACCGCGCCGGACCTGTTCGGCTTCGCCAGCCGCGCTTGGATCGCGGGCCTTTTGGACCCGGACAAGATTGCCTCGGATCGGTATTTCGGCCATACCGCGCACAAGGAAGGCGACATGGTCGGCTTCGTGCAGGGGGATGAGTTCAAAGCGCTCTCCGACACCCAGCGGCACGACGTCGTCGTCGCGCTTTCGGCCGAGTCAAAGCTGCCCGCGCAAGCCACGGTCGACGCCAAGGACGCCGCCACGATCACGGCCGGCGCCGCGCTGATCAAGGAAACCGCGGGTTGCACGAACTGCCATCATTTCCACGACGCGGGCGATCTGGGCGCCGCGCCCGACCTGACCGGCTTTGGTTCGCGCGAATGGTTGATCGGTATGATCAGCAACCCCGGGCACGAGCGCTTCTACGGCGACAAGAACGACCGCATGCCGGAATTTGCCGCGGGGGACGATCCTACGCAGCATCGCTTGACGGCCGAGGAATTGTCGCTCCTCGCCGATTGGTTGCGCGGCGAATGGTTCGTGCCGGCGGCGGGCGCGGCCGATGCGTCCGAAAGCGCGACCGCTTCGGCCGAATAG
- a CDS encoding ubiquinol-cytochrome c reductase iron-sulfur subunit: MSASPSPPLPSAPPADDRRGFFAKFSAVVIGGLLVVCPFLAGLAVLADPLRRKGGNGQFLRVARLDALPADGKPRRFPVVADRRDAWTKHPPAPIGAVYLRRESGQDKVEAFNVICPHLGCSVSFDAPRDIFQCPCHTSAFDLEGKVLSGPSPRGLDTLECEVRDDGSGTAVWVKFENFFTGRTAKDPKA, translated from the coding sequence ATGTCCGCATCCCCCTCCCCTCCCCTGCCCTCCGCGCCCCCGGCGGATGACCGGCGGGGATTCTTCGCCAAGTTCAGCGCGGTCGTGATTGGTGGGCTGCTCGTGGTTTGCCCGTTTTTGGCGGGCCTCGCCGTGCTTGCCGATCCGTTGCGGCGCAAAGGAGGTAACGGTCAGTTCTTGCGGGTCGCGCGGCTCGACGCATTGCCGGCCGATGGCAAGCCGCGCCGCTTTCCGGTGGTGGCCGATCGGCGCGATGCTTGGACGAAACACCCCCCTGCCCCGATCGGCGCGGTGTATCTGCGGCGCGAAAGCGGCCAGGACAAGGTCGAAGCCTTTAACGTCATCTGCCCGCACCTGGGCTGTTCGGTTTCGTTCGACGCCCCGCGCGACATTTTCCAATGCCCTTGCCATACGAGCGCCTTCGACCTGGAGGGCAAGGTGCTCTCCGGCCCCAGCCCGCGCGGGTTGGACACGCTCGAGTGTGAAGTGCGCGACGACGGGTCGGGCACGGCGGTGTGGGTGAAATTCGAGAACTTCTTCACGGGCCGCACGGCGAAGGACCCCAAGGCATGA